From Roseburia hominis, the proteins below share one genomic window:
- a CDS encoding response regulator transcription factor, translating to MSRKVLVVDDEKLIVKGIRFSLEQDDMEVDCAYDGEEALEMAKRKEYDIILLDVMLPKCDGFEVCRQIRDFSDVPIVMLTAKGDDMDKILGLEYGADDYITKPFNILEVKARLKAIMRRTGKKEETNLAGKQIVKGDLRIDCESRRVFSGDRELNLTAKEFDLLELLVTNPNKVYSRENLLNIVWGYEYPGDARTVDVHIRRLREKIEVNPSDPKYVYTKWGVGYYFRG from the coding sequence ATGAGCAGAAAAGTATTGGTAGTAGATGATGAAAAATTAATCGTGAAGGGAATCCGTTTCAGTCTGGAGCAGGATGATATGGAAGTGGATTGCGCCTATGACGGAGAGGAAGCGCTGGAGATGGCAAAGCGTAAGGAGTATGACATCATACTTCTGGACGTGATGCTGCCCAAATGCGATGGCTTTGAGGTGTGCAGGCAGATTCGTGATTTTTCAGATGTTCCGATCGTAATGCTGACTGCCAAAGGAGACGACATGGATAAGATCCTGGGTCTGGAATACGGAGCAGATGATTACATAACAAAACCATTCAACATATTGGAAGTGAAGGCCAGATTAAAAGCGATCATGCGCCGGACAGGGAAAAAGGAAGAAACGAATCTTGCCGGAAAGCAGATCGTGAAAGGGGATCTGCGGATCGATTGTGAGAGCCGCAGAGTTTTTTCCGGGGACAGGGAGCTGAACCTTACGGCGAAGGAATTCGACCTTTTGGAACTGCTGGTCACGAACCCCAATAAGGTTTACAGCAGGGAGAATCTGCTGAATATTGTCTGGGGATATGAGTATCCGGGAGATGCCAGAACAGTGGACGTACATATCCGCCGTCTCAGGGAGAAGATCGAGGTAAACCCGAGTGACCCGAAATATGTATACACGAAGTGGGGAGTTGGTTATTATTTCAGGGGATAA
- a CDS encoding helix-hairpin-helix domain-containing protein, translating to MFQPWRLQKQPDTDVFDTISEEELDSEDALNDKDSKKTDDSGEEGRAEMTEAASVCVYVCGMVANPGVYTLPEGSRIADAIERAGGMTSGAADTYLNQAALLSDGMKIYVPSKEEEKALQVSGGEARAGEGSTPADSVRKVNLNTASKEELMTLSGIGESKAEGILAYREEQGAFKSIDEVKNVSGIGDGIFQKIKDHITIQQSAE from the coding sequence ATGTTTCAGCCTTGGCGGCTGCAAAAGCAGCCGGACACGGACGTGTTCGATACGATTTCCGAAGAGGAATTAGATTCAGAGGACGCTTTGAATGATAAGGACTCGAAGAAGACAGACGACTCCGGGGAGGAGGGGCGCGCGGAGATGACGGAAGCTGCATCTGTGTGTGTCTATGTCTGTGGAATGGTGGCAAATCCGGGGGTGTATACTCTCCCGGAGGGAAGCCGGATCGCAGATGCGATCGAGAGGGCAGGCGGAATGACTTCCGGTGCGGCGGACACGTATTTGAATCAGGCAGCGCTTCTTTCAGACGGTATGAAGATTTATGTGCCGTCAAAGGAGGAGGAAAAAGCGCTTCAGGTATCCGGAGGGGAAGCACGGGCCGGAGAGGGCAGCACGCCGGCGGATTCTGTGAGAAAAGTGAATCTCAACACGGCTTCAAAGGAAGAGCTGATGACCTTAAGCGGAATCGGTGAGAGCAAGGCTGAGGGTATCCTGGCTTACCGCGAGGAGCAGGGTGCATTTAAAAGTATAGATGAGGTAAAGAATGTTTCGGGAATTGGGGACGGGATATTTCAGAAAATAAAAGATCATATAACGATACAACAAAGTGCGGAGTAA
- a CDS encoding DMT family transporter — MIGFLIALLSGALMSVQGVFNTQVTKTTGMWVSNAWVQLSAFALCLVMWFIMGRDSVASIAKVEPKYVLLGGVIGAGITWTVIKSMEQLGPAKAALLIVISQLIVAYVIELLGLFGVDKEPLDWRKIGGMVLALIGVAIFQWK, encoded by the coding sequence ATGATCGGGTTTTTGATTGCGCTTCTATCAGGAGCGCTTATGAGTGTGCAGGGAGTATTCAATACACAGGTGACAAAGACGACGGGAATGTGGGTGAGCAACGCCTGGGTACAGCTCAGCGCTTTTGCACTCTGTCTGGTGATGTGGTTTATTATGGGGAGGGACAGTGTGGCTTCCATCGCGAAGGTAGAGCCGAAATACGTGCTGCTCGGAGGGGTGATCGGCGCCGGAATCACCTGGACCGTGATAAAAAGTATGGAGCAGTTAGGACCGGCAAAGGCGGCGCTTCTCATCGTGATCTCGCAGCTTATCGTGGCATATGTGATCGAGCTTCTGGGACTTTTTGGCGTGGATAAGGAGCCTCTGGACTGGAGGAAGATCGGCGGCATGGTGCTGGCGCTGATCGGCGTTGCGATTTTCCAGTGGAAGTAG
- a CDS encoding aspartate aminotransferase family protein, translating into MENQYMKDMEEGLVKTYNRFPVVFDHGEGMYLFDTDGKKYLDFAAGIAVCGLGYGNQEFADGIKAQIDKLIHTSNLYYNTTCGEAAKALGRISRMDRVFFTNSGTEAVEGALKAARKYAYTKQSGRYEFIAFEHAFHGRSIGAVSVTGHKEYREPFEPVMGGVHFAEYNNLDSVKALVNEKTCAIIMETIQGEGGIIPATPEFMKGVRQICDENGILLILDEIQCGMGRSGSWFAWQQMGVKPDIMTMAKAIGNGVPVGAFAMTDEVAEYSLKPGDHGTTYGGNPLACAAVKTVVDIFEKEHIVEHVGEIAPYLTEKLTEIVDTCDAAVKVKGKGLIQGLQITKPVGEISAKALQEGLVIISAGSDVLRVIPPLIVEKEHIDEMAEKLKRVLA; encoded by the coding sequence ATGGAAAATCAATATATGAAGGATATGGAGGAAGGTCTGGTAAAGACCTATAACCGTTTTCCGGTAGTGTTCGACCATGGTGAGGGCATGTATCTTTTTGATACGGACGGTAAAAAATATCTTGATTTTGCCGCAGGAATCGCCGTGTGTGGTCTTGGGTACGGGAATCAGGAGTTCGCAGATGGCATTAAGGCACAGATCGACAAGCTGATTCATACCTCCAATCTTTATTACAATACGACTTGCGGGGAGGCGGCTAAGGCGCTGGGACGTATTTCCCGGATGGACCGGGTATTTTTCACTAACAGCGGGACCGAGGCGGTGGAAGGTGCGCTGAAGGCGGCGAGAAAATATGCGTATACAAAACAGAGCGGCCGTTATGAGTTTATCGCATTTGAACATGCGTTCCATGGACGGAGCATTGGCGCGGTGTCGGTGACTGGGCATAAAGAATACAGAGAGCCGTTTGAACCGGTCATGGGCGGCGTGCATTTTGCCGAGTACAATAATCTGGACAGCGTGAAGGCGCTGGTAAATGAAAAGACCTGTGCGATCATTATGGAGACGATTCAGGGAGAGGGCGGAATTATCCCGGCGACGCCGGAGTTTATGAAGGGCGTGCGTCAGATCTGCGATGAGAATGGAATTCTTCTGATTTTAGATGAGATTCAGTGCGGAATGGGGCGCAGCGGCTCCTGGTTCGCATGGCAGCAGATGGGAGTAAAGCCGGATATCATGACCATGGCAAAAGCAATCGGAAATGGCGTTCCGGTGGGAGCATTTGCCATGACCGATGAAGTGGCAGAATATTCTCTGAAACCGGGCGATCACGGTACTACCTATGGCGGGAACCCGCTGGCCTGCGCGGCAGTGAAGACGGTGGTCGACATTTTTGAGAAGGAGCATATCGTGGAGCATGTAGGCGAGATCGCACCCTATCTGACCGAGAAACTGACGGAGATCGTGGACACCTGCGACGCGGCGGTGAAAGTAAAGGGAAAAGGGCTGATTCAGGGACTTCAGATTACGAAGCCGGTAGGAGAAATTTCGGCGAAGGCATTGCAGGAAGGACTGGTGATCATCAGCGCCGGAAGCGATGTGCTGCGCGTCATTCCACCGCTTATCGTGGAAAAAGAGCATATTGACGAGATGGCAGAGAAATTAAAACGTGTTCTGGCGTAA